One Sporomusaceae bacterium ACPt DNA window includes the following coding sequences:
- the fusA_2 gene encoding Elongation factor G, protein MKEYRSDRLRNVGIVAHGGAGKTSLTEAMLFTCGAVNRLGRVDDGSATTDFEPEEVKRKVTISTALAPCEWRDYKINFVDTPGYADFVAEVKGALRAVDSALVVLCAAAGVEVETEKVWSYAAELGLPRIGFINKMDRENADFYSVVDSMKEKFGNGIVPVQLPIGAQDTFKGIVDVIKMKAYLPTNQGKEYTETDIPADMLDKAEEARMALVEAAAEANDELLTKYLEGEELSDNEVKSGLLAGIAQAKLFPVLCGSALKNIGVQQALDSIINYLPPPGASPVIGFHPVTKDPVERKVSDPFSAIVFKTTADPFVGRLSYIRLFSGAMKPDSTLYNATKDKAERIGTIFTLRGKQQDSIPNVHAGDIVVVAKLQETATGDSLCDKDKPIIFEPINYPKPMFTRTIEAKNKGDEDKIGQALARLMDEDPTFKVRKDVETHQLLISGMGELHLDIMAERMKRKFGVETLLTIPKVPYRETIRGSAKVEGKHKKQSGGHGQYGHVWLQIDPLAPGAEFEFIDSIFGGAVPRQYIPAVEKGVREALNAGILAGYPMVDVKVTLTDGSYHTVDSSEMAFKIASAMALRKGVLQAKPVLLEPIYSVEVVVPESYMGDVIGDLNTKRGRIQGMEPIGGGLGRVKAQVPLAEMFHYSIDLRSITQGRGSFDMSFSHYEEVPSRIAESIIANAKKDKIEEA, encoded by the coding sequence ATGAAAGAGTACAGGAGCGACAGGTTAAGAAATGTTGGAATTGTAGCCCATGGAGGAGCAGGTAAAACATCCTTGACAGAAGCCATGTTATTTACTTGTGGCGCAGTTAACCGTCTGGGACGGGTTGATGACGGTTCAGCGACAACTGATTTCGAACCTGAAGAAGTCAAACGTAAAGTTACGATAAGTACGGCATTGGCGCCGTGTGAGTGGCGCGACTATAAGATAAATTTTGTTGATACTCCAGGCTACGCTGATTTCGTAGCCGAAGTAAAAGGCGCTCTGCGGGCAGTAGATAGTGCGTTAGTTGTGCTGTGCGCCGCCGCCGGTGTCGAAGTTGAAACCGAGAAGGTTTGGAGTTATGCGGCCGAGCTGGGTTTGCCCCGAATTGGGTTTATTAATAAAATGGACCGGGAAAATGCTGACTTTTACAGTGTTGTCGATAGTATGAAAGAAAAGTTCGGCAATGGCATCGTCCCGGTTCAACTGCCAATTGGCGCCCAAGATACTTTTAAAGGTATAGTAGACGTTATCAAAATGAAAGCGTACCTGCCGACCAACCAGGGCAAAGAATATACCGAAACCGATATCCCTGCCGATATGCTGGATAAGGCTGAAGAAGCCCGCATGGCGTTAGTAGAAGCGGCAGCTGAAGCAAATGATGAACTCTTGACTAAATATCTTGAAGGCGAAGAATTAAGCGACAATGAGGTTAAGTCAGGCCTGCTTGCCGGTATTGCCCAGGCCAAATTATTCCCTGTGCTGTGTGGTTCAGCTCTAAAAAATATCGGTGTTCAACAAGCGCTCGACTCGATTATCAATTACCTTCCGCCTCCTGGCGCCAGCCCAGTTATTGGCTTTCACCCGGTGACCAAAGATCCGGTAGAAAGAAAAGTTAGCGATCCTTTTTCAGCAATAGTGTTTAAAACCACGGCTGATCCGTTTGTCGGACGCCTCAGCTATATCCGGCTGTTTTCGGGCGCTATGAAGCCTGACAGCACGCTGTACAATGCTACAAAAGACAAAGCAGAACGCATTGGCACAATATTTACGCTGCGTGGCAAACAGCAAGATTCTATACCCAATGTCCATGCCGGTGACATTGTGGTGGTAGCCAAACTGCAGGAGACTGCCACCGGTGATTCTCTTTGCGACAAAGATAAGCCCATTATCTTCGAGCCAATTAACTACCCCAAGCCTATGTTCACGAGAACTATTGAAGCCAAAAACAAAGGTGATGAGGATAAGATAGGCCAGGCCTTGGCCCGGCTCATGGACGAAGACCCGACATTTAAAGTCCGCAAAGATGTAGAAACCCATCAATTGCTGATTTCAGGCATGGGTGAACTGCACCTTGATATCATGGCCGAGCGTATGAAACGTAAATTTGGCGTAGAAACTCTGCTCACCATCCCCAAAGTGCCTTATCGTGAAACCATTCGTGGTTCGGCAAAAGTCGAAGGCAAGCACAAAAAACAAAGCGGTGGTCACGGTCAGTATGGCCACGTATGGCTGCAGATTGACCCACTGGCTCCCGGCGCTGAATTTGAGTTTATCGACTCTATTTTTGGCGGCGCCGTACCACGCCAGTATATTCCTGCGGTTGAGAAAGGTGTGCGTGAGGCTTTGAATGCCGGTATTTTGGCAGGTTATCCCATGGTTGACGTTAAAGTTACCCTAACTGACGGTTCTTACCATACTGTAGATTCATCCGAAATGGCATTTAAAATCGCCAGCGCCATGGCTCTGCGCAAAGGTGTATTGCAGGCCAAACCTGTGTTATTGGAACCAATTTACTCAGTAGAGGTCGTTGTACCCGAGTCCTACATGGGTGATGTTATCGGCGACCTTAACACCAAACGCGGTCGGATCCAGGGTATGGAACCCATCGGCGGCGGATTAGGTCGGGTTAAGGCTCAGGTACCACTGGCAGAAATGTTCCATTACAGTATTGACCTTAGGTCCATTACTCAAGGTCGCGGCTCGTTCGATATGAGCTTCTCGCATTACGAAGAGGTGCCGTCGCGCATCGCCGAGTCGATAATTGCTAACGCTAAGAAAGATAAGATAGAAGAAGCATAA
- the yvqK gene encoding Corrinoid adenosyltransferase, which yields MSKIYTKTGDKGTTGLLTGERVKKTSTRVEAYGTVDEINSALGLARAHCTKPEVKEAVFKLQKLLMLFMADLASSGGDKKYVTADHVTTLEQMIDQFDAKLPPLNNFIVPGNTPGAAGLDLARTVTRRAERQTLRLQEEEINSEVNEHLLIGLNRLSDLCFVLSRFESEAGN from the coding sequence ATGAGTAAGATTTATACAAAAACGGGTGACAAAGGCACTACCGGCCTTTTAACTGGCGAACGGGTAAAAAAGACCAGCACCCGAGTAGAAGCCTATGGTACTGTTGACGAAATAAATTCGGCTTTAGGACTGGCACGGGCCCACTGCACCAAGCCCGAAGTCAAAGAAGCTGTGTTCAAATTGCAAAAGCTTTTAATGCTATTTATGGCTGATTTGGCCAGTTCTGGCGGCGATAAGAAGTATGTAACGGCAGACCATGTGACAACTCTTGAGCAAATGATTGACCAATTTGATGCTAAACTGCCACCTCTCAATAATTTTATTGTCCCTGGCAACACTCCCGGAGCTGCTGGACTTGATTTGGCGCGTACTGTGACGAGGCGGGCCGAACGCCAAACATTAAGGCTGCAAGAAGAAGAAATAAACTCTGAAGTAAATGAACATTTGCTCATTGGTCTTAACCGTCTTTCCGACTTGTGTTTTGTATTGTCCCGGTTTGAGTCAGAAGCCGGTAATTAA
- the ndk gene encoding Nucleoside diphosphate kinase: MDAVESTLVLIKPDAVARKICGEIISRFERRGLTLTAMKLLRITPEIAAKHYEEHREKPFYPELLEFITSGPVVAMVLTGPEAIKIVRTMMGPTNPVNAPPGTIRGDYATIMTNNIVHGSDSETSAKREINIYFTEQELVQ, translated from the coding sequence ATGGATGCGGTAGAAAGCACATTAGTGCTGATAAAACCGGATGCTGTTGCTAGGAAAATATGTGGTGAGATTATCAGCCGCTTTGAGCGGCGGGGTCTTACGCTTACAGCCATGAAATTGCTCAGAATAACCCCGGAAATTGCTGCCAAACACTATGAAGAGCATCGGGAAAAACCGTTTTACCCGGAACTTCTTGAGTTTATAACCTCAGGTCCGGTAGTCGCTATGGTGCTTACCGGGCCTGAAGCCATCAAAATTGTTAGAACCATGATGGGGCCTACTAACCCGGTAAATGCTCCTCCGGGAACGATTCGCGGCGACTATGCGACTATTATGACCAATAACATTGTACATGGTTCAGACAGTGAAACCAGCGCTAAGCGGGAAATTAACATTTATTTTACTGAACAAGAGTTGGTTCAGTAG
- the yisK gene encoding putative protein YisK — MKLVRYESNGKINFGVLAADDQINIIEGNIFCDDYVVSDKYVSLNDVKLLSPCQPSKAVCIGLNYHDHAKEMNLELPAEPLIFLKPSSALNHPGGAIEYPAISQNLHYEAELAIVIKKPARKVAAEDANQYILGYTCANDVTARDLQLHDGQWTRGKSFDTFLPLGPCINTDLDPHNTNIKLYLNGEVKQSSNTSNLIFKVPELLAFVSQVMTLYPGDVILTGTTSGVGPMQVGDTVIVEVEGIGRLHNTVVKG; from the coding sequence ATGAAACTAGTACGGTATGAATCTAACGGCAAAATTAATTTCGGTGTTTTAGCAGCAGACGACCAAATTAATATCATTGAGGGAAATATTTTTTGCGATGATTACGTTGTGTCAGACAAGTATGTATCGCTAAATGATGTAAAACTGCTGTCGCCGTGCCAGCCAAGCAAAGCAGTATGTATTGGCCTTAACTACCATGACCACGCCAAGGAAATGAACCTTGAACTGCCGGCTGAGCCGTTGATTTTCCTCAAACCATCATCAGCATTAAACCATCCTGGCGGCGCAATCGAGTATCCGGCAATATCCCAAAATCTCCACTATGAAGCCGAATTGGCCATTGTTATAAAAAAACCGGCACGGAAAGTGGCGGCTGAAGATGCGAACCAGTACATCTTAGGCTATACTTGCGCCAATGATGTTACTGCCCGCGACCTCCAGCTGCATGACGGTCAGTGGACGCGCGGCAAATCATTTGATACCTTTTTGCCGCTTGGGCCATGCATCAATACCGACCTGGACCCGCATAACACTAATATTAAGCTTTACTTGAACGGTGAGGTAAAACAGTCTTCCAATACATCTAATTTGATATTTAAAGTCCCTGAACTTTTGGCATTTGTCAGTCAGGTAATGACCTTATATCCCGGGGACGTAATTCTTACAGGCACGACTTCTGGAGTAGGACCAATGCAAGTGGGAGATACTGTTATTGTCGAGGTTGAAGGTATTGGCCGACTGCACAACACTGTTGTTAAAGGATAA
- the htpX gene encoding Protease HtpX, translated as MNTLKTTVLLAALTGLLIAVGAFFGGTKGMTFMFVVSIIMNFASYWFSDKIVLSMYGANEVTPQDAPDLIRMVSGLAQKAKLPMPKVYIINTDVPNAFATGRDPEHAAVAVTTGIMRALNYQELEGVVAHELAHIKNRDTLISTIVATLAGVITMIANIAQWTAFLGFGRDNDEEGNGLGGIVEFIFLVVLAPLAATLIQLGISRSREYLADETGGTVSGNPLALASALQKIEYYAHHQVMPEATPATSHLFIVNPFSGAGSAIVSLFSTHPATADRVARLEEQAKRMR; from the coding sequence ATGAATACGCTTAAGACTACTGTCTTACTGGCAGCGTTAACAGGCCTGCTTATTGCCGTTGGCGCTTTTTTCGGTGGCACTAAAGGTATGACATTTATGTTTGTCGTTTCCATTATCATGAATTTTGCCAGTTACTGGTTCAGTGATAAGATTGTACTTAGCATGTATGGCGCAAATGAAGTGACTCCGCAGGATGCGCCTGACTTAATCCGCATGGTAAGTGGCCTAGCGCAAAAAGCCAAACTGCCAATGCCAAAAGTTTATATTATTAATACCGATGTGCCCAATGCTTTTGCCACCGGCCGTGACCCTGAACATGCCGCCGTTGCTGTGACAACAGGTATTATGCGGGCGCTCAACTACCAGGAGCTGGAAGGAGTTGTTGCGCATGAGCTTGCTCATATTAAGAACCGTGATACCCTTATCAGTACTATTGTAGCAACTTTGGCCGGTGTCATTACCATGATTGCCAACATTGCTCAGTGGACGGCGTTCTTGGGATTTGGCCGTGACAACGATGAAGAAGGAAACGGCCTTGGCGGGATTGTAGAGTTTATCTTTCTTGTCGTGCTCGCACCACTAGCCGCCACTCTCATCCAACTGGGTATTTCCCGCTCACGTGAATACCTGGCTGACGAAACAGGCGGCACTGTGTCCGGCAATCCGTTAGCTTTAGCCAGTGCGTTGCAAAAAATTGAGTACTATGCCCATCACCAAGTTATGCCTGAAGCTACCCCGGCTACTTCGCATCTGTTTATCGTTAATCCGTTTAGTGGTGCGGGCAGTGCCATTGTTAGCTTGTTTAGCACTCACCCCGCCACCGCCGACAGAGTAGCCAGACTTGAAGAACAAGCCAAACGTATGCGTTAA
- the patA gene encoding Putrescine aminotransferase encodes MTNEQKVVSDTIEKYEQYINPAMAKLFRYMGLSTIEWEAQGNIIRDIDGKEYIDCLGGYGVFSLGHRHPKVVEAVKRQLDRMPLSSKVLFDKPMADLAELLAEITPGDLQYSFFVNSGAEAVEGSLKLARIHTGRAKVIATCNSFHGKTLGALSATGRDMFREPFQPLLAGFSHVPFGDIAAMHQTVDKETAAVIVEPIQGEGGIIVPPDDYLPAVREICDKHGTLLICDEVQTGLGRTGKMFAVEHYGIVPDILTTAKALGGGVMPIGAFTAKPHIWEKYITSPFLHTSTFGGNPLACAAAIAAIGVIREEGLDMRAKDTGDYFIAKLVGLRQSFPEIIAEVRGKGLMIGIELTKEGIGGLIMSEMINKGILIAYTLNNPKVIRIEPPLIIEKQQVDYVVNALTETMKKAQDMLEDL; translated from the coding sequence GTGACTAATGAACAAAAAGTAGTTAGCGATACCATTGAAAAGTATGAACAGTATATTAATCCTGCCATGGCTAAATTGTTCCGTTACATGGGCCTGTCCACCATTGAGTGGGAAGCTCAGGGAAATATTATCCGTGATATTGATGGTAAGGAATATATCGACTGTTTAGGCGGGTACGGAGTATTCAGCTTAGGTCACCGGCACCCTAAAGTTGTTGAAGCCGTTAAGCGCCAGCTTGATAGGATGCCGCTGTCAAGCAAAGTGCTGTTTGATAAACCGATGGCCGATCTGGCGGAATTGCTGGCTGAGATTACTCCTGGCGACCTGCAATACAGTTTCTTTGTCAACAGCGGTGCTGAAGCGGTTGAGGGTAGCCTCAAATTAGCCCGGATTCATACGGGACGAGCTAAAGTTATCGCAACCTGCAACTCGTTTCATGGCAAAACTTTAGGCGCATTAAGCGCTACCGGCCGCGATATGTTCCGGGAGCCATTTCAGCCGCTTTTAGCAGGTTTTAGCCATGTTCCGTTCGGCGATATTGCCGCCATGCACCAGACAGTTGACAAGGAAACTGCGGCAGTAATCGTTGAGCCAATTCAAGGAGAAGGCGGAATTATTGTCCCCCCGGACGATTATCTGCCAGCTGTGCGTGAGATTTGCGACAAACACGGTACTCTCTTAATCTGCGACGAAGTACAGACCGGTCTGGGCCGCACCGGCAAAATGTTTGCTGTTGAACACTATGGTATTGTTCCTGACATACTGACTACCGCCAAAGCTTTGGGCGGCGGCGTTATGCCGATTGGCGCTTTTACCGCGAAACCACATATTTGGGAAAAGTACATAACCAGCCCGTTTTTACACACTTCAACTTTTGGCGGCAACCCGCTGGCCTGCGCCGCTGCCATTGCCGCCATCGGCGTTATCCGTGAAGAAGGGCTTGACATGCGAGCTAAAGATACTGGTGATTATTTTATTGCTAAACTAGTCGGTCTTCGTCAGTCTTTCCCCGAAATTATTGCGGAAGTTCGCGGCAAAGGTTTAATGATTGGCATCGAGCTTACTAAAGAGGGTATTGGCGGCCTCATCATGTCCGAGATGATTAACAAAGGTATACTTATTGCCTATACACTCAACAACCCCAAAGTAATCAGAATTGAACCGCCGCTTATTATTGAGAAACAACAAGTAGATTATGTTGTTAACGCCCTTACAGAAACCATGAAAAAGGCGCAGGATATGCTGGAAGATCTATAA
- the htpG gene encoding Chaperone protein HtpG: protein MAQETITKETREFQAETKQLLDLMVHSIYTNREIFLRELISNASDAIDKIRFESLTNHQLLEENSDFEIFIIPDEATNTLTISDNGIGMTYDEVIENIGTIAKSGTKAFIEKLKNVGSATDNELIGQFGVGFYSAFMVSDKVTLLTRAPGQEKGVRWESTGDGTYTLEECDKEKRGTTIILTLNEKYRSAENPEENFLNRYTIQNLVKKYSDYIRYPIKMNFIKEEKPRDSDGKVIKDAPATQSIEVRTLNSMTPLWIRNKNEISKEEYHNFYRNFFHDWEDPLEIIHSKVEGAVEYTSMLFIPAHAPFDFYQRESKSGIRLYSKNVFIMDNCQDLLPEYLRFVRGLVDSPDFSLNISRELLQHSSQLKRVGKNLEKSVLKTLESLLNKDRPKYEEFWKEYGRAIKSGVYLDYNSRDKLQNLLLFASSYSAEGLTTLDEYITRMPENQKAIYYATGKDRSSVERLPQMELLRDKGIEVLYLFDRVDEFAIDALREYKEKKFQSISRGTLDLDDIDSTKSKKDIEEISKENESLIKAIKEQLTGKISDVKISSRLKSSAVCLVSDDNGISLSMEQILSEMNKTTFKAKRILELNPDHEIFSVLKNLYETAPGSDAFNDYCDLLYGQALLMEGLTPEDPISFANKVANLMARNGK from the coding sequence ATGGCTCAAGAAACAATTACAAAGGAAACCCGTGAATTTCAAGCTGAAACCAAACAGCTATTAGACCTGATGGTCCACTCCATTTATACCAACCGGGAGATTTTTCTGCGGGAACTGATTTCCAATGCTTCGGATGCTATCGACAAGATCAGGTTTGAATCACTAACCAACCACCAACTACTAGAGGAAAATTCCGACTTTGAAATTTTTATCATCCCTGATGAAGCCACCAATACTCTGACTATTTCGGATAACGGAATAGGCATGACCTATGACGAAGTTATTGAAAATATTGGCACCATCGCGAAATCAGGAACTAAAGCGTTCATCGAAAAATTGAAGAACGTGGGATCAGCCACAGACAACGAATTAATCGGTCAGTTCGGGGTGGGATTTTATTCTGCCTTTATGGTGTCAGATAAAGTAACCCTTCTTACTCGTGCGCCGGGACAAGAAAAAGGTGTTCGCTGGGAGTCCACCGGTGATGGTACTTATACCCTTGAAGAGTGTGATAAAGAAAAGCGGGGTACCACCATTATCTTAACCCTTAATGAAAAATATCGTTCTGCCGAAAACCCTGAAGAAAATTTTTTAAACCGTTATACCATTCAAAATCTGGTAAAGAAATACTCGGACTATATCCGCTACCCCATTAAAATGAACTTTATTAAAGAAGAAAAGCCCCGAGATTCTGACGGTAAAGTGATCAAGGATGCACCTGCAACCCAGAGTATTGAAGTCCGCACCTTAAACTCCATGACTCCTTTATGGATTCGCAACAAAAATGAAATCTCAAAAGAAGAGTATCATAATTTCTATCGCAATTTCTTCCATGACTGGGAAGACCCTTTGGAGATTATTCATTCTAAGGTAGAAGGGGCTGTGGAATATACAAGTATGCTCTTTATTCCTGCCCATGCTCCCTTTGATTTCTATCAACGGGAATCTAAATCCGGAATCCGGCTATACTCCAAAAATGTCTTTATAATGGACAATTGTCAGGACCTCTTACCTGAATATTTACGATTTGTCCGCGGGTTAGTCGATTCTCCCGACTTTTCCCTCAATATCTCCAGGGAACTTCTCCAGCATAGCAGCCAACTAAAACGGGTCGGCAAAAATTTGGAAAAAAGCGTGTTAAAAACTCTGGAAAGTTTATTGAACAAAGACCGTCCTAAGTATGAAGAATTTTGGAAAGAATATGGCAGAGCCATTAAGAGTGGCGTGTATTTAGATTACAACAGCCGGGACAAGCTGCAAAATCTTTTATTGTTTGCATCCTCTTATTCTGCTGAAGGACTGACCACTCTGGACGAATACATCACCCGGATGCCGGAGAATCAAAAAGCCATTTATTATGCTACTGGCAAAGACCGTTCGTCGGTGGAACGCTTACCGCAGATGGAACTTCTGCGGGATAAAGGCATTGAGGTTCTCTATCTTTTTGACCGGGTTGACGAATTTGCCATTGACGCCTTGCGCGAGTATAAAGAGAAGAAATTCCAATCAATTAGTCGCGGGACCTTGGACCTGGATGATATCGACTCAACCAAATCTAAAAAGGACATCGAAGAGATTTCTAAAGAAAACGAATCATTAATAAAAGCCATTAAAGAGCAGTTAACAGGTAAAATTTCCGACGTTAAAATCAGTAGCCGCTTGAAGTCTAGCGCGGTTTGCCTGGTTAGCGACGATAACGGCATCAGTCTTTCCATGGAACAAATTTTGTCAGAAATGAACAAGACCACATTTAAAGCCAAGCGGATTCTGGAGTTGAACCCGGATCACGAAATCTTTAGTGTTTTAAAAAATCTGTATGAAACTGCTCCCGGTTCCGATGCGTTCAACGACTATTGTGATTTATTGTATGGCCAAGCCTTGTTGATGGAAGGTCTTACCCCAGAAGATCCTATTAGTTTCGCCAACAAAGTCGCCAACTTAATGGCGCGGAATGGAAAATGA
- the trmFO_2 gene encoding Methylenetetrahydrofolate--tRNA-(uracil-5-)-methyltransferase TrmFO, with the protein MPTVVVVGGGWAGCGAAVAAKKAGADKVILLERTDMLLGTGLVGGIMRNNGRFTATEEAYAMGGGDLFDAVEEAARHRNIEFPGHKHATLYDVAKIEPAVRRVLERYGVEYKLVARVRDITSEGSKIKSVITDKDDEIYGDVFIETTGTAGPQGHCSKYGNGCVMCIIRCPSFGPRISIASRAGVQEMIGRKADGSYGAMSGSCKLHKESLGENIINELNQKGVVVVPIPDELKKAESLAIKACQQYALKEFADNVILLDTGHAKLMSPFYPLEKLRKIPGFENARFEDPYAGGVGNSMRFTALSPRDNALKVKGADNLFCGGEKAGLLVGHTEAIVTGTLAGHNAVRHILGQQLLVLPETLAIGDAIAHVNEQMQTEEGLKLKYTFSGAQYFKRMQEKGLYTTDVQAIKDRVEKAGLTGIFARPVTNEAAT; encoded by the coding sequence ATGCCTACCGTAGTTGTCGTCGGCGGCGGCTGGGCAGGCTGCGGCGCAGCCGTAGCCGCCAAAAAAGCCGGCGCTGATAAAGTAATATTACTGGAACGGACAGATATGCTCCTCGGGACAGGCTTAGTCGGCGGCATTATGCGAAACAATGGCCGGTTTACCGCAACCGAAGAAGCATATGCTATGGGTGGTGGCGATTTGTTTGACGCTGTGGAAGAAGCGGCCCGCCACCGCAATATTGAGTTTCCAGGCCACAAGCACGCAACCTTGTACGATGTTGCAAAAATCGAACCTGCAGTAAGACGTGTTCTTGAACGCTATGGGGTTGAATATAAACTGGTTGCCCGAGTTCGGGACATTACAAGCGAAGGTAGCAAAATTAAATCAGTAATTACCGATAAAGATGACGAAATATACGGGGACGTTTTTATTGAGACTACGGGTACTGCCGGTCCTCAGGGCCATTGCAGCAAGTATGGCAATGGCTGTGTTATGTGCATTATCCGTTGCCCGTCTTTCGGACCACGGATCAGTATAGCATCTCGTGCCGGCGTACAAGAGATGATTGGACGCAAAGCCGATGGCTCCTATGGCGCAATGAGTGGCTCGTGCAAACTGCACAAAGAGTCCCTTGGTGAAAACATTATCAACGAACTGAATCAAAAAGGTGTCGTAGTTGTTCCTATCCCGGACGAACTTAAAAAAGCAGAATCTTTAGCTATAAAAGCTTGCCAGCAATATGCCTTGAAAGAATTTGCCGATAATGTCATTTTATTAGACACTGGCCATGCCAAGCTAATGTCCCCGTTCTACCCGCTGGAAAAACTGCGTAAAATTCCTGGCTTTGAAAACGCCCGCTTCGAAGATCCTTATGCTGGCGGTGTTGGAAATTCCATGCGGTTTACTGCTCTGTCTCCCCGTGATAATGCACTTAAAGTCAAAGGTGCGGACAATCTGTTCTGCGGCGGCGAAAAAGCCGGCCTGTTAGTCGGCCATACTGAGGCTATTGTGACAGGTACATTGGCAGGGCACAACGCTGTCCGGCATATACTGGGTCAGCAGTTGTTAGTACTCCCCGAGACCTTGGCAATTGGCGATGCCATTGCTCATGTCAATGAACAAATGCAGACAGAAGAAGGGCTGAAGCTTAAATACACATTCTCAGGCGCCCAATACTTTAAACGCATGCAGGAAAAAGGCTTATACACTACCGATGTTCAAGCTATCAAAGACCGTGTCGAAAAAGCCGGGCTAACGGGCATATTTGCGCGCCCTGTAACCAATGAGGCGGCCACATGA
- the thrB gene encoding Homoserine kinase has protein sequence MANTVRIRVPGTTANCGPGFDAVGIACTIYNELELTLNAEGGISLEVAGEGAGIIPADESNVVVKAIQMVIAKTGQQYKGIHLKMYNDIPLARGLGSSAAAIVAGLVAANELTGSSLTKQDILNMATAIEGHPDNVAPAIFGGITVSIMENGSAKYLSFLPPKEFSMVAVIPEFNLSTKAARQVLPESVPFTDAVFNVSRTALLIGALCTGELRLLQSALEDRLHQPYREQLIPGMAQVLAAARRTGALGAALSGAGPCLLAFTAGNSDEVGQAMINAFKLHKVAASYRVLTIDSEGAKII, from the coding sequence ATGGCGAATACCGTAAGAATCCGTGTACCAGGGACAACGGCAAATTGTGGCCCGGGTTTTGATGCGGTCGGTATAGCATGCACAATTTATAATGAATTGGAACTGACCTTAAATGCAGAAGGCGGAATATCTCTGGAAGTAGCCGGAGAAGGTGCCGGAATTATTCCTGCCGACGAATCAAATGTTGTTGTTAAAGCCATACAGATGGTTATTGCGAAAACAGGGCAACAATATAAAGGAATTCATCTCAAAATGTACAATGATATCCCCTTGGCACGGGGGCTGGGCAGCAGTGCGGCGGCCATCGTAGCCGGGTTGGTAGCGGCAAATGAACTAACCGGTTCCAGTTTAACCAAACAGGACATTCTAAATATGGCTACAGCCATCGAAGGTCATCCCGACAATGTTGCCCCGGCTATCTTTGGGGGAATTACCGTAAGTATTATGGAAAATGGGAGTGCCAAATATCTTAGTTTTTTGCCGCCCAAGGAATTTTCAATGGTGGCTGTTATTCCTGAATTTAACCTGTCAACCAAAGCCGCCCGGCAGGTTTTACCTGAATCAGTGCCGTTTACCGATGCAGTATTCAATGTCAGTCGTACCGCACTCTTGATTGGAGCGCTATGTACTGGTGAACTGAGGCTTTTACAAAGCGCGCTTGAAGATAGGTTACACCAACCTTATCGTGAGCAACTCATACCAGGTATGGCTCAAGTTTTGGCAGCAGCCCGCCGTACGGGGGCGTTGGGAGCGGCACTGAGCGGCGCAGGACCTTGTTTACTGGCCTTTACCGCGGGAAACTCCGATGAGGTGGGACAGGCGATGATAAATGCTTTCAAACTACATAAAGTTGCAGCCAGCTATCGAGTTCTTACTATTGATAGTGAAGGCGCGAAAATAATATAA